A genomic region of Zea mays cultivar B73 chromosome 6, Zm-B73-REFERENCE-NAM-5.0, whole genome shotgun sequence contains the following coding sequences:
- the LOC100278145 gene encoding uncharacterized protein isoform X3, with protein sequence MASTAAAPRTTKELMDALTAHLSLYHAAANPSPATAAASTSSSSPRAAILRWLASLSPAARAAAATSLLSPAAAAALLSMVRRLRLRGHSSFFVLHSSSPSTSARGAEEPTVLSRLSRGLLARAAASSRAQALLFANTLLFPSSPASSRRPDVITVAEAFVADLDGFVAAMDEISGGRFLCCGEGEVDLAALACQDFPELPWLNAKGYYVIEEFLANRLDIALRMSWAAAGGGSAGGRKAVRIGKSAKEKAGLAANAFWREKGYADWWMRLEPRMRASLMGVFFGKGAMALANEMVEGSDSASRDNLGEPGSFVANESCECTRQSLFRKNCASSVDGANILSCSKKSVFYKELKRLKLVEEIVCLKSNITCCSGDAIFFTSLVSAATAAGDVLMKLQGLLMVVSTESINLELIGDEAPKKKDVEKTSGGSRKGKKKSNTLKKLTTSAKPSKLTFFQDNGCSSSDNRNCSPLPNHCAPSVEGTAAGPPSEKTPYKEIVPTTKEQTVSLDGCKNQCNKKKNKRKGKTKLSNPMRPESPRSTKLKTVVPHSAAEALHEAAKEADVSPHHPSYVHPSKNEISEAVSCSDPSILSNGTKVISTSKGTKLEDTLYSPRVHSSLATERFQSAHDDAFKVAVQASSYLSQSESLVQSSSCLPSRSNEVSSTNLYGSSVDSLVRSAQEKTECDGKHVDHKSEVTKDRILPSAIPTDMLQSAISKNGGVMKNGGGECYVYNRNLLGGTSYEWPSVTPSHFVSPQMQQRPAAADRLHLDVGYRWPTQFNQPFLPANHQVRNPPIDAGHNQMLPSLAVPLSFDWPPVFRGYGKNASVSYDPLYTPQMQSSAWSGFPAQLVQRGGICSDSDVADDTESYWFSEEESDSRAHSGRDINQYFGGGVMYWSPAEHAGTGFSRPPSLSSDDSAWAWHEADVIRVVDDVANGIPSTYTNGVSSPPSTPSCSQNESLDPAAHLITGNEINNEALTSPSSVQDSPEDKIMQVAKAVSCGSEVVKADTLPYAMLRPIVVPSISRRSSRSEIKGAHDHRRSPCVPSTRRDIPILRRPPSPVVLSVPRVPRPPPPSPAGESRKRGFPIVRSGSSSPRHWGMRGLFSEDKIFHRAQFCLDGPEVVWPSWGNKGTSGTLVQTIEDTVLQDHLVKISQLSCDQHPDVALPVQPLDMLNGSSHKASLSLMHNALHEEIDQFCKQVAAGNLVRRPYINWAVKRVTRCLQVLWPRSRTNLFGSNATGLALPTSDVDLVVSLPPVRNLEPIKEAGILEGRNGIKETCLQHAARCLTNQDWVRSDSLKTVENTAIPVIMLVADVPCDTNMSNEYSSVLDGSQDYSVNMLGEQGSPPRSDTSSSEGSNMLMCSKLNKDDCDIVQSIRLDISFKSPSHTGLQTTELVRELSQQFPAVIPLALILKKFLADRSLDHPYSGGLSSYCLVLLIVRFLQHEHHLGRPINKEHI encoded by the exons ATGGCCtccaccgccgccgcgccgcgcaCCACGAAGGAGCTCATGGACGCCCTCACCGCGCACCTCTCTCTCTACCACGCCGCCGCGAACCCTAGCCCCGCCACCGCTGctgcctctacctcctcctcgtcACCGCGCGCTGCGATCCTCCGGTGGCTCGCCTCCCTCTCCCCCGCCGCGCGCGCTGCGGCTGccacctccctcctctcccccgccgcggCTGCCGCGCTGCTCTCCATGGTCCGCCGGCTCCGCCTCCGCGGCCACTCCTCCTTCTTCGTGCTCCACTCCTCGTCCCCGTCCACCTCCGCGCGCGGAGCCGAGGAGCCAACCGTCCTCTCGCGCCTCTCCCGGGGCCTCCTCGCCCGCGCCGCCGCCAGCTCCCGGGCGCAGGCGCTCCTCTTCGCCAACACCCTCCTCTTCCCCTCGTCGCCCGCATCGTCGCGGCGCCCCGACGTGATCACCGTCGCCGAAGCCTTCGTCGCTGACCTCGACGGCTTTGTCGCAGCCATGGATGAGATCTCTGGCGGGAGGTTCCTCTGCTGCGGGGAGGGGGAAGTGGACCTGGCCGCGCTGGCGTGTCAAGATTTCCCGGAGCTGCCCTGGCTTAATGCCAAGGGGTACTACGTGATCGAGGAGTTTCTGGCCAATAGGTTGGATATCGCACTGCGAATGTCGTGGGCAGCGGCAGGGGGTGGGTCAGCTGGAGGGAGAAAGGCGGTGAGAATTGGGAAGAGTGCGAAGGAGAAGGCTGGGCTTGCTGCAAACGCGTTCTGGAGGGAGAAGGGATATGCGGATTGGTGGATGAGACTGGAGCCTCGGATGAGAGCAAGTCTCATGGGGGTATTCTTCGGGAAAGGTGCAATGGCCCTG GCAAATGAGATGGTTGAAGGATCAGACAGTGCCTCAAGGGATAATTTAGGTGAACCAGGATCATTCGTGGCAAACGAATCTTGTGAATGTACACGGCAGTCTCTGTTCAGAAAGAATTGTGCTTCTTCCGTTGATGGTGCAAACATTCTGTCTTGCAGCAAGAAGTCTGTATTTTATAAAGAGTTGAAAAGACTGAAACTAGTTGAGGAGATAGTCTGTTTGAAGAGCAACATTACTTGCTGCAGCGGTGATGCAATCTTTTTCACTTCATTAGTGtcggctgctactgctgctggtgATGTACTTATGAAATTACAAGGGCTTCTCATGGTGGTGTCGACAGAAAGTATAAATCTTGAACTTATTGGGGATGAAGCCCCCAAAAAGAAAGATGTTGAAAAGACCAGTGGAGGTTCTCGGAAAGGAAAGAAGAAGTCTAACACCTTGAAAAAGCTAACGACATCTGCTAAGCCATCTAAG TTAACCTTTTTCCAGGATAATGGATGCAGTAGTTCAGATAATCGCAATTGTAGTCCTTTACCAAACCATTGTGCTCCATCTGTTGAAGGCACTGCTGCTGGACCTCCATCTGAAAAAACTCCTTACAAGGAAATTGTACCAACAACGAAG GAACAAACTGTCTCGTTGGATGGTTGCAAAAATCAATGTAACAAAAAGAAGAACAAGCGGAAAGGGAAAACAAAACTATCAAATCCGATGAGGCCTGAGAGCCCAAGATCTACCAAATTAAAAACAGTTGTTCCCCATAGTGCTGCAGAGGCCTTGCATGAAGCTGCTAAAGAGGCTGATGTCTCACCTCATCACCCATCGTATGTCCATCCTTCCAAGAACGAGATCTCTGAAGCTGTTAGCTGTTCTGACCCTTCCATTTTATCTAATGGAACAAAGGTAATATCCACCAGTAAGGGCACAAAACTTGAAGACACATTGTATTCTCCTAGAGTTCACTCATCACTTGCTACAGAACGTTTTCAGAGTGCCCATGATGATGCCTTCAAAGTGGCTGTGCAGGCCTCATCGTACCTTAGCCAAAGTGAATCCTTGGTTCAGTCATCCTCTTGTCTACCTTCCAGAAGCAATGAGGTCTCTTCTACTAATCTGTATGGAAGTTCAGTTGACTCCTTGGTAAGATCTGCACAGGAAAAAACTGAATGTGATGGGAAACATGTGGATCATAAATCTGAAGTGACAAAGGACAGAATTTTACCTTCTGCTATTCCTACTGACATGCTTCAAAGTGCTATAAGTAAAAATGGTGGAGTTATGAAAAATGGTGGTGGTGAATGTTATGTATACAATAGGAACCTACTGGGAGGAACGTCGTATGAATGGCCTAGTGTAACACCATCTCATTTTGTATCTCCTCAAATGCAACAACGTCCAGCTGCAGCAGACAGGTTGCATCTTGATGTTGGTTACAGATGGCCAACTCaatttaaccaaccctttcttccTGCCAACCATCAGGTGAGGAATCCGCCAATTGATGCTGGACACAATCAAATGTTACCTTCTCTAGCAGTTCCACTAAGTTTTGACTGGCCTCCAGTTTTTAGAGGTTATGGTAAAAATGCTTCTGTAAGCTATGATCCATTGTATACCCCACAGATGCAATCTTCTGCTTGGTCAGGGTTCCCTGCTCAACTAGTGCAAAGAGGGGGTATTTGCAGTGACAGTGATGTTGCGGATGATACTGAAAGCTATTGGTTTTCTGAAGAAGAATCAGATAGTCGTGCACATTCTGGAAGAGATATTAATCAATACTTTGGTGGAGGTGTGATGTACTGGAGTCCTGCAGAACATGCAGGAACTGGTTTTTCCAGGCCACCATCTCTTAGTTCAGATGATAGTGCCTGGGCTTGGCATGAGGCTGATGTTATACGAGTTGTTGATGATGTAGCTAATGGTATTCCATCTACATACACAAATGGTGTATCATCACCACCCTCCACTCCATCTTGTTCTCAAAATGAATCTTTGGATCCAGCTGCTCACTTGATAACAGGGAATGAGATCAATAATGAAGCTCTGACTTCTCCATCTTCGGTGCAAGATAGTCCTGAAGATAAAATAATGCAAGTTGCAAAGGCTGTGTCTTGTGGCAGTGAAGTAGTTAAGGCAGATACATTGCCATATGCCATGCTGCGGCCGATAGTTGTTCCTagtatatcacgaaggtcatcacGATCTGAGATTAAGGGTGCTCATGATCACAGGAGGAGCCCATGTGTACCATCAACAAGGAGGGACATACCTATTCTAAGAAGACCTCCATCACCAGTAGTACTTAGTGTTCCTCGCGTACCTAGGCCACCACCTCCTTCACCTGCTGGAGAGTCAAGAAAACGAGGGTTCCCTATCGTTAGATCCGGCAGCTCAAGTCCTCGACATTGGGGGATGAGAGGTTTATTTTCTGAAGACAAAATTTTTCATAGGGCTCAGTTTTGCTTGGATGGTCCTGAAGTTGTATGGCCTTCATGGGGTAACAAGGGTACTTCTGGTACATTGGTGCAAACAATTGAGGATACTGTTTTGCAGGACCACCTTGTTAAGATTTCACAGCTATCTTGTGATCAACAT CCAGATGTGGCATTGCCTGTACAGCCACTAGATATGCTAAATGGTTCGTCTCACAAGGCATCCCTCTCTTTGATGCACAATGCTCTACATGAAGAAATAGATCAATTCTGTAAGCAG GTTGCTGCTGGTAATCTGGTGAGGAGGCCCTATATAAACTGGGCTGTCAAAAGAGTCACCCGTTGCCTGCAGGTTCTGTGGCCTCGCTCCCGTACAAATCTATTTGGCTCAAATGCCACTGGTCTGGCTCTTCCAACTAGTGATGTTGATCTTGTGGTTAGTCTTCCTCCTGTCCGAAACCTG GAACCTATTAAAGAAGCTGGAATTTTGGAAGGCCGTAATGGCATCAAGGAAACATGTCTACAG CATGCAGCAAGGTGTCTTACTAACCAGGACTGGGTTAGAAGTGATTCCCTTAAAACAGTTGAAAACACAGCT ATACCTGTGATCATGCTTGTAGCGGATGTACCCTGTGACACGAATATGTCCAATGAGTATTCTTCAGTACTAGATGGCTCACAAGACTATTCAGTtaacatgcttggagaacaagggAGTCCTCCTCGGTCTGACACCTCTAGTTCAGAAGGCAGCAACATGCTGATGTGCTCAAAATTGAATAAGGATGATTGTGATATTGTGCAGTCAATTCGTCTTGATATAAGTTTCAAATCGCCATCCCATACAGGACTGCAGACTACTGAGTTG GTACGTGAGTTGAGCCAGCAATTTCCTGCAGTTatacctcttgccttgattctcaaGAAGTTTTTGGCTGACCGGAGTTTGGACCACCCCTATTCAGGTGGTCTGAGCTCTTACTGTTTG GTGCTGTTAATTGTTCGTTTTCTCCAGCATGAGCATCATCTTGGTCGACCTATTAATAAA GAACATATTTGA